One genomic region from Phragmites australis chromosome 1, lpPhrAust1.1, whole genome shotgun sequence encodes:
- the LOC133928302 gene encoding esterase PIR7B-like, whose translation MEGGGKHFLLVHGLCHGAWCWYKVVASLQAAGHRVTALDLAASGAHPARLDEVCSFEEYSRPLLDAVAAAPDGERLVLVGHSHGGLSLALAMERFPRKIAAAVFVAAALPCVGKHMGVTTEEFMRRTASEGLMDCEMVAINNNSQGVGQGVAIRMGPRFMAEKYYQQSPAEDLTLAGMLVKPGNQFMGDPLMKDETLLTDGNYGSVKKVYVIAKADGSSTEEMQRWMVAMSPGTEVEEIAEADHAVMSSKPRELCDVLVKIADKYD comes from the exons ATGGAAGGCGGCGGCAAGCATTTCCTCCTGGTGCACGGCCTCTGCCACGGCGCGTGGTGCTGGTACAAGGTGGTCGCCTCGCTCCAGGCCGCGGGGCACCGCGTCACCGCGCTCGACCTCGCCGCGTCGGGCGCCCACCCGGCGCGCCTCGACGAGGTGTGCTCCTTCGAGGAGTACTCGCGCCCGCTGCTCGACGCTGTCGCCGCCGCACCGGACGGCGAGAGGCTGGTCCTCGTGGGCCACAGCCACGGCGGGCTCAGCCTCGCGCTCGCCATGGAAAGGTTCCCGCGCAAGATCGCCGCGGCCGTGTTCGTGGCCGCGGCGTTGCCGTGCGTTGGCAAGCACATGGGCGTCACGACCGAGGAG TTCATGAGAAGAACTGCTTCAGAAGGACTCATGGACTGCGAAATGGTCGCCATTAACAACAACAGCCAAGGTGTAGGACAAGGAGTAGCAATCCGGATGGGTCCAAGGTTCATGGCAGAAAAGTATTACCAGCAAAGTCCAGCTGAG GATTTGACCCTGGCGGGAATGCTGGTGAAGCCTGGCAACCAGTTCATGGGCGATCCACTGATGAAGGACGAGACGCTGCTCACGGATGGCAACTACGGGTCGGTGAAGAAGGTGTACGTGATCGCCAAGGCCGACGGCTCCAGCACCGAGGAGATGCAGCGCTGGATGGTCGCGATGAGCCCCGGCACTGAAGTCGAGGAGATCGCCGAAGCCGACCACGCCGTCATGAGCTCCAAGCCCAGGGAACTCTGCGATGTCCTGGTCAAGATAGCCGACAAATACGACTAg